In Candidatus Sysuiplasma acidicola, a single genomic region encodes these proteins:
- the istA gene encoding IS21 family transposase, whose translation MLTSEEWHVFKEMHEQGMSVSEIARQSGVSRNTARKYILAVKPPEYGSTGNGRLSILEPYKPYIRERIDGYNLSAVRILEEIKAKGYPGGYTILREYCSTIRNDAKVKAVLRFETKPGEQAQVDYGEFGPIEIDGVMRKLHCFSMLLGYSRMRYIEFSIDLKTETLIRQHTNAFQYFSGYTNTMLYDNMKQVVLDRKAKVSDSTFNQLFMDFLEFYGIWPRLCHPYRPQTKGKIENTMKFIRGNFWNGRTFTSLADVNSQALQWCDRVNARVHRTTGEIPKERLPLEKLNPIQGHPVYAMKLTDTRKVSRDCYVSYHGNRYSVPWKHAGRESAVTELDGRLSVTIDGTVVAEHDILQGSGRISKNKEHFDGLMKTVREQNLRQYSDVEKRDLSVYDSMAGE comes from the coding sequence TTGCTGACTTCGGAGGAATGGCACGTGTTTAAGGAAATGCATGAGCAGGGAATGTCGGTGAGCGAGATTGCGAGGCAATCGGGTGTGAGCAGGAACACTGCGAGGAAATACATCCTCGCTGTCAAGCCGCCTGAATACGGTTCCACAGGAAATGGTCGACTCTCTATTCTGGAACCGTACAAACCATACATCAGGGAGAGGATTGATGGTTACAACCTCTCCGCCGTCAGGATACTGGAGGAGATAAAGGCAAAAGGGTACCCCGGTGGATACACAATCCTCAGAGAATACTGTAGCACCATACGCAATGATGCGAAGGTGAAGGCGGTCCTTCGCTTCGAAACCAAACCCGGCGAGCAGGCACAGGTCGACTACGGCGAGTTCGGGCCCATCGAGATTGACGGTGTGATGAGGAAGCTGCACTGCTTCTCCATGCTGCTCGGTTACTCGAGAATGCGTTACATCGAATTCTCAATCGATCTGAAGACAGAGACGCTCATCAGGCAGCACACGAATGCATTCCAGTATTTCAGCGGCTATACGAACACAATGCTCTATGACAACATGAAACAGGTCGTGCTGGACAGGAAGGCGAAGGTCTCAGACTCCACCTTCAACCAGCTGTTCATGGACTTCCTCGAATTCTACGGCATATGGCCCAGACTCTGCCATCCGTACCGCCCTCAGACCAAGGGCAAGATAGAGAATACAATGAAGTTCATACGCGGCAACTTCTGGAACGGCAGAACATTCACATCGCTGGCCGATGTCAACAGCCAGGCACTCCAGTGGTGCGACAGAGTCAATGCCAGGGTACACAGAACAACAGGTGAAATACCGAAGGAGCGGCTGCCGCTCGAGAAGCTCAATCCTATACAGGGTCATCCGGTGTATGCGATGAAGCTCACGGACACGAGAAAGGTGTCGCGTGACTGCTATGTCTCATACCATGGGAATCGCTACAGTGTTCCCTGGAAGCATGCCGGCAGGGAGTCCGCAGTCACCGAGCTCGACGGCAGACTCTCGGTGACCATCGACGGCACAGTTGTTGCGGAACACGATATCCTCCAGGGCAGCGGAAGGATATCCAAAAACAAGGAACACTTCGACGGACTGATGAAGACAGTGAGGGAACAGAACCTCCGGCAGTACTCGGATGTCGAGAAGAGGGATCTGTCCGTCTACGACAGCATGGCAGGTGAGTGA